The DNA segment TAATGACAATAACAAGACACTGCAGTAAGTATTTTTAATAGGGACTTTCTGTCAGAATATGAGTTTTTGTTATATAGAAAGTAAAGGTGTACAAGGCATCTTATCTGAAATATGTGGCATTTATTTTCTCCCAAGGATTTGGGAACTGTAAATCCTTCTCGAGAAAAATATAGATGAGCAAACTTTCAAATCATTCCTATTTTCTAGTCTCCGGAATATATTTTGTGATTGCAATTGGAATGTGTTGAGGTTTATTTGTTCCTGTTACTTAATGCAGCCGGACCTCAAATACTACAAAGTGCCTGAATCTGGGATCATACAACTACCTTGGATTTGCAGCAGCTGATGAATACTGTACACCTCATGTTATTGATTCTCTGAAGAAATATTCACCCAGTACCTGCAGTGTTCGTGTTGATGGCGGTATGAATCTTTTGCATGCCATGTCAATTAGAAAAGTAGATATTGATGAGTTTGGATTAATGTGATTATGCTTTGTCTTGTTTCAGGGACTACAAACCTGCACACTGAGCTGGAGGAACTGGTTGCAAGGTTTGTGGGAAAACCAGCTGCTCTACTTTTTGGCATGGGTTATGTGACAAACTCTGCAATTATCCCTGCTCTAATTGGGAAGGTATGTTTAAGTTCTTAAAGGCACTAGACCTTAAAGCTTTGCACTTGCAATCATGAGATTCATGCAGCTTTTGTTGATGGACTAACTCTAATCATGGTCATTTTCAGGGAGGATTGATCATTAGTGATTCTTTGAACCATAACTCTATTGTCAATGGTGCCCGAGGATCTGGTGCAGCAGTACGTGTTTTCCAGCACAACAGTAAGTTTTAAGCTGTCAGATGCTGTATTGTCCACATTCTTCCTTGCTTTTAACTTACATTTTGATGTTGTCTAGGCCCCTCGCATTTGGAAGAGGTTCTGAGAGAGCAGATAGCTGAGGGACAACCTCGGACTCATAGACCTTGGAAAAAGATAATTGTCATTGTTGAGGGTATCTACAGCATGGAAGGAGAACTTTGCAAGCTTCCTGAAATCATAGCAGTCTGCAAAAAGTATAAGGTTTGATGACTTACATTTCAAATCTTAATTTCTGATCTTTAATTCACATGCATCCGGGAGAATCAGATATGAGAAAGAAGCTTCTTGAtggataataattaaaataataataatgtgcaCTTCTTTTTATATGAAAACAGGCCTACACATATTTGGATGAAGCCCACAGCATCGGCGCTGTTGGAAAATCAGGCAGAGGGGTCTGTGAGCTCCTAGGAGTAGATACAGCTGATGTGGACATCATGATGGGAAcatttacaaaatcatttggaTCTTGTGGAGGCTACATTGCAGCATCAAAGGTCCTATTCTTGTTGTACCAAATTTCACAAAATCACTTATGAAGTAGGGCCAATTTAGGATATACTTCCTAAACCTTCTTATGTCTTATTCAGGAAATCATCCAATTTCTTAAGTACACTTGTCCTGCACATCTGTATGCCACATCCATGTCACCACCTGCTGTGCAACAAGTTATCTCTGCAATTAAGGTTATCCTTGGGGAAGATGGTTCGAATAGAGGTACTTAATGGAACATTTGTGATGCAACCAACAATTTTTAGTTAGTTAAAGATGTCTTCTTTGATGTATATCGAAGTACAGAAGTTTTTATTTGTGATTGGTATGGTTGTACCAGGGGCTCAGAAACTTGCACGCATCCGTGAAAATAGCAACTTCTTCAGGTCAGAACTTCAGAAAATGGGATTTGAGGTTCTTGGTGATAATGATTCTCCAGTTATGCCAATAATGCTCTACAACCCAGCAAAGATCCCAGCCTTCTCAAGGGAATGTCTTAGACAGAATGTAAGTGTCATGCCATTTGTTGACAATTTTACTATTATGATTGATATTATATATACAACTTTTTGAAGTCCAGTATATGCTTTTGTCTTCATTGAGTTGTAGACGTGTTGAGCTTGtattcttgcattatttttcatgcTATATTTTCAGCAATGATATGAGAACACATGGAGTTCTTCAGAGTAGATACATCGGTTGATTACACAAATAGATGTTCATATGAACACCTAGGTGGTTTTGTAGGCAAAAACTGCAATTTTAATGTTTAGTGCCCATTATTTTCTACGAGGAATTATCCTATAGACACTTGTGTGTTCTTTACAAATGAGATAGCACTTTGATGTGTGTACACATGtgtcttcatttttctttttgaccATGTTCATCCATATTCTGACTTTGTTGCTCGTTCTCATGGCATCCGTTATAAGATGCCTTTATTTTCCTTTCAACTGGTGAATACCAAAAAATGACAATTATTGCTGCCAACACTGTAGGTTGCGGTTGTGACTGTTGCATTTCCTGCAACACCACTGCTTCTTGCAAGAGCTCGCATCTGCATATCTGCTTCACACTCCAGAGAAGACCTGGTAAAAGGTTTGGAGGTAAGTTAATTTCATACATTCTGTTTTGCTTCAGATGATCCAATTTCTTTGATCTTATACTCATTCCTTATTACACAACTCCAGGTGATCAGCAAAGTTGGTGACCTTGTGGGCATCAAGTACTTCCCTGCAGAATCACCTAAAGTTGCAGAACAGAAGAAAAACCTGTAGTAAAAGGCTCAGTTGTTGATTCACCGGAAATCATGATACGAGGGACATCATGGGCTGCATCAACCTTATCTTGTCCTATGTATGCTCTTTGAAGTGGATCTACTTAGGCTGTTCTtgggaaaaaaaatatttctcaacGATTTGATTCTCTAATATGTCATGTACAGTGAGTGTAGCAAGTTCCAAGCATTGCTTTTGTTTGATGCAGTCACTATCATGTTAATTCTTTATGTGATGTTGTAGTAATATTAGCTATAGATTCGCTTCAATGTACTGTAAGGAAGTTGGTGGAATTCAAAGATGGATTACAGTCCACAGATCTCCAAAACTCTTATGTACAAGAAATACCACTGGATTTTGCCTTCATGTGCTTTCATTCATTGaatacaaaagaaaacttttagtCGAAGGCTCAGTCTGTCTGATTCTGGGCATCATGATAAATGAGTTAATTATGTTTGAGAAAATTTTGATGTTGCTTGTCACATCAGTGGTATTTGATATATCAGAGTTGATTTTTTGCCCTCCATGATGTGCAGCAGATTAGCATATCCAGTCTCATAAAAGAATCCAAATATCTATAGATCCTTCCTATTAAAGTATCTGTATTTGGATAACTGGGGAATTCTAGCAGCGCAAAAACAAGTGGTGATTGAAGACATGAAGGAAGCTTAGGTAAGTGTTGTGTCAGCATGCAACTATAGAGCATATTTGATCTAGCTAAGCACTTTCATTTGCAAGTATAAGACACTGTTTTGGACATTGTTTTTTATGAATAGCTCAGATTATTATTTAGCATTACATATCAAATTAGCACATTATTTATTTGTCTTCCATTATGTAGGAATTCAGATTGAAAATAAAACACCTACAAGACAAGTCAATTAAGAGTTTTGGTCACAATCCAGCCAAGCCAAGGGTCAACAGTTATCAACTTGGTCTTAGAAAATTGCCTGTCATGGGCATCAGTCTCTCTCGAGTGTCAATAATGGGCCATCCTCCTCCCTCCACCCACCACCCGTTCGCCTTTATAAGGACTCAAtgctcacatctctctctctctctctctctctctctctctctctctctcgcatagATCGACCTTGCTTCATtctgtttccttcttcttcttcttcttcttcttcttctaatccatatattgatatCATTCCACAGCTCTACCAAACTAATGGCGTTCTCATACTTTGAGCATCACCCATCCCTTATCGATTGTGCCTATCTTCCATGCATGCCCACTGAGAACTCCTTCCTCCCACAGCAAGTGGGAGACGTGACCAATGCTTCCTCTTGCTTCCTCCACTGCTACTCATCTGACGACAACCCACAGCTCCCAGGAGCTGACGCTAGAAACTTGGATAGCAGCGACTCTGTTGACATTGCTGTCTTACCGCCCCCTTCTGTTGTCGACCAAATTAGCCACACGCCAATGGTGGCCGAACCCAATGATGAGAAAGCCCCAAAACAACAAGTCTCTGgtgaaaagaagagaaagattGCTAAAGATCAGACTAGCTTCATCGCTGGTCGACCCAAGGTAGTACCATCATCAAATCATCCATTATAAGCTTCCATTAATGGGCTTTTGCTCCCACGAATTGTGTCCTGAGCTGGGTTTTCTTTGTATTTTGACGTACAAAGGAAGGCAACATCAGCAAACACAGGCGTCCTCACGGTGGACTGAGGGAATCAAACGACAAGAATCTTAAAGCCGACGACGACATGAAGACTCCAAAGCCCCGTGAGGAGATTCCTGCAGGGTGTATTCATGTCAGAGCAAGGAGAGGTGAAGCGACAGATAGCCACAGTCTTGCGGAAAGAGTACGCACGCAACTCCAAAAGCATCCTTTCTTCCTCTTGCAATCGTCATGATCTCTTCATCTGTGGCGTGTGGTTTTCAGGTCAGAAGGGAGAAGATCAGTGAGAGGATGAAGGTGCTGCAGAGCCTCGTTCCTGGCTGTGAGAAGGTGTGAATTATGAAGCTCCATCTCTCTTTTCTCCCATTTCATGGAATCACACTGTTCTCTGATCTGCTGATGATTCTACCGAGTAGGTTACCGGAAAGGCACTGATGCTGGATGAGATAATTAACTATGTTCAATCCTTGCAAAACCAAGTTGAGGTAAGCAAAAGGCGATGAGTTGATATCTTCTTTGTACAACGCGCTCTGACCCAGTCTGATCACCTGTCTCCAGTTTCTCTCCATGAAGCTTGCTTCTCTCAGCCCCATGCTATATTTTGATGCTAACTCCGATGATTACATGAACGAAGCAGAGGTAGGCTAAGGATCAACTCTTATCTATACACTCATTATCTATACACTCTATCTATACACTCGAATTTTCAGAGAGTAATGAGAAGCACCCCACTGCAAGCGTCATATGTTGGCCAAACCAATCACCTTCGGTCCGTAGCTTTGGAGGATGGTACGAGTAATTACCATATGATGGGGCACTCTGCTCATCCCTTCCTGCAGGGCCAAGGGACCACTTCCTTTCCTGAGGTTTGATCTTTCCATCACAAAGCTcattcatggtttccaacaacagATGAAAACAGAACTCTTGTCCCCGTTTACTAACTCAAGAACATCCTTTTCAGAATGGTAGCAGTTTTATGATGAATGTGGGCGAGCAAAGGCGAGGGTTCCTCAGCCAAGCAGAGGATGTCAACACTTGTTCCTCCTTCCGGTAGAGGAAGAAGAAACCCGTGATACTATTTGTAAAACCAGTACACCTCTGTCATAATTCTGATATGTTATGTCGATCGGGTTGTAGTCCACCTCTAAGCGCGTTCATGTATTACCTCCGCATGTACATAGATGAGGCTGAAATGTTATGTCCATAGCGTTCTTGTCTTCTCAGTTCTGTCGCGCATTACCAGTGTGTGCACAGATGATAGAGACTGCATGCTGTGGCCAATGGCTGCTTCTTCGTTGCTGCATCGGAAGAAAGGGTTAAGGTAGGGAGACAAAGAAGGAGCGACAAAAATAAAGACCATATCTCCAATGGATCCTTACTGCTGGCCTTTCATGTTGGTAGCAAAATAGTAGGAACTGTGTTTTGCAGCAGTCTGCAATTTTACAGTGTCGCgcagggcgagagagagagagagagagagagagagagagagagagagagagagatgactcgCTGCATGAATCTTTCACCATTGTAAATATGCTCCTTTTACTCGAATTAGTAGCTTTTGCGGCAATCTTGGTTGGACTGTCAATATCCATGTGAATTCTCTCACCAAACAACTAAAAGCATCTTCAGGTGAAATCTTTGGAAACAGAAAAGATAGCATCATAAACACTACTCAGACTGACTTGAGATTTATACGCCACAAATTAGTGCTTTATATCCCGACAGAATCTGTGTTGTAATTTCCTGCGACTGATTTGAGGGTACGACATGTATTTtttgaaggaaaagaagaaatctTTCTACTGTTCTAAGGTCTGAGCCAACTGCACGCTCTACAAAGATGGAGCAGTTTGAGATCAATGGAACTATGCGGTGGCCTCTCTTACGCTGCACATGACCTGCTTTCGTGGTCGGAGCCATCAATGGAGGGACTTTTCGTCCTTTGTGTCATGCTGCAGAGTGAAGCCTGCGAAGGAGGCTATACTAGAGAAAAAGCCAAATCATCGCCGAAGAAATTTTCTTTCCCATCTCCAGCTGAAAGACTACTTTAATGGAACGCTGCAAGGATCCTTTGACCAATCAAACAGTAGTACAGGGCTTACTACTTGGCCCGAAGAACCAACCTCAATGACCATGGAACTTTGTCGCGGCATGGTTATCTCCCGCTGCTGGAGCATGATTCGTTTCACTGTCAGAGAACTTTGTATGATTCATCCATCAAAATCAAAGATCTCAGAATAGGAAGTGCCTCTTTCTTTCGAATCCATCAACTTATCCGCATTGCCTGCACTAATAACTCCGTGAGTAATAATTCTCCCATCTCTCTGGGGTGTAGAACACTTGACGAATTCAATGGTTCTGCTGTTCCTGGAGACCGACGGATAAGCCAGTGGGAGTTGGTCATCTCCGCGGCTTGGGCCCGGCCGACACGGGGCGGTGCCTGACCGGGGTTCGGCAGCGCTCGATGGGTCCGGAAAACCAAACGGCCGAGGTGGAGCAAAGCGGCATGGTGGGGAGTGTGGCGCTGTCTGGAGGAGGAAGATGACAATTGCATTAAATGTTCGATGATGTCTTCGCGCGGGCATGTGTGGTCCAGTGGACCGCATGGGCCACCCATCCCCCACATGTCCATGTTCTTGATTTGTCCTTCCATCTGTGCGCTGTGTGTGCTTGTGAGTCCAATATTTGCCTGCGATGCAGAGTTGTGACTTCTGCCATCATATGAAATGACGGTGAATCCATAGGTTGACGATGTACAATCACAGTGACGCTAAATAATGCATATAGAAGAAGACGTGTTCTAACCATGGAATAATGCACTCGTGCATGTCATGTCGTCTGCTGGCCGAGAGTCTGGCAATTGCCCATCCCCACTGCTGAAAGCTTCTGTGACCAAAAGAGACAGGCCTTGAATGCCTTCACACTCCGGAACAGTACCAGGAGCCGAAGACCACACAGCAGAGAGGTTAAGATGTCAAATCGTACGTCCATCTGAGGATGGGTTTGGAGTGATGAGGAGTCGGGACTGCTCATGAGACATTGAACGATTCCACTATTTAGATTCGAGCGTTGAATGGTCGGCAAAGTGCATTATAGATGAACAATCCGCAGTTTGTCTGTCCCAAACTGATTGAAttctgcaggtcacttcaagtcttCAACTGCCGACCTATAGTTGGATGTGACGAAGGGAAGGCTGTCGCTGTACATGGTCTCTCTGCGGAACATAGCTGCACCGGCCACCTGCACAGCAGCGCTGCCAGTGGTCCAAACTCTGATCGCTGCTGTTGCTGTCGACAAGGAAGGAAGGAACGACCGAATCCGTGAACAGGATATCAGAAATGTGCGTTCATGGAGGAGCAAGTAAGCCGGAGCACCATCCTTGTTCTTATACGCATTGAGACAAGCAGTTCATGTGCGTTGATGGTAACATCTTCAGACTGCTCGAGTGAGAAGTAGATCGTACATGACACGGCACTCCAAATAGGAGAAGACATGAGAAGCTAAAATCCCCTGACGACTTGCATGGCCCGAAAGGGTTTGATCCGAACTGGAACGGGACCTGTAAACCGATGGGCCCTGTGGATTGGGCTTGGAGCAGGCCACCGTGCGTCGTCTCGTGGCGATGTCACCGCCTCAAGACCACGGCCGATCCATCACGGTACCTCGGAAACCCATGTACGTGGCTGTATCACTCACAGCCACGATAAAATCACATCGATCAGCTGCTAGTGATCGTTAACGAATTGCAAACTCGTCACGTTAGCTGTAAGTTTATATGGAATATGCTAGGAAGAAATATGTGGGGATCGAGAAGAaatgattaattaattttttattgataataagtatgaatttatatatacaaaaaataataataatattattattaaatataaagtatcctttaaattattttatagctAGAAAATTATGTTGAGATCATGATTAAtcatgataatttattattattatttttatgatttaaaatcatgatgATATAGAATTAAAATACTAATAGAATCATTATaatcttattataatttatttttaataatatattttgtaaTATGCTCTCGTAAAACGGTGCTTCCATCGGAGATATCGATCTTAGACCGAAGTTGAAGGAACTGTTGGCAAGACGAAGATTTGGTAAGAGCATCAGAAGATAAGGCATGAGAGATATGTAGCTCACCATTTTAAACTTTGCCACGAACAAAATGAAATTTGATAGCTATGTGCTTTATTTGAGAGTGAAATACAAGATTAGCACATTGATATATTGTCccgatattatcataatatatagacGGAGGATCAGATATTCTGACAAATAATTTATATAGCAATAATTGAATCCAACAACATCTAGTAGTCGTAGAAACATTCACTCGATATTCAGTCTCCTTAAAAAATCTTACAACAAAGCATTGTTTCTTGGAACTCCAAAAGATTGCATTGTGatccataaatataatataaGTACTAGTAGATATCTCGTCATCCTTATTACATGCCTAAtcgatatttaaaaatatatgaagcaATAGAGAAGTATACTTTCGGAGAAATAAGTCATGATCTGCCCTTTAAATACTAAAGAAGATATTTAACAATCGTTCGATGATTGAAAATAGACTTGTACataaattgagataatttattcatAACATATGCAATATTTAAACGAGTAAATGCCAAAACTATAGACCGCCAACAATTAGACGATAATCAGTAGCTTCGTTGAGATTAGCATTATCAAATAGGATAAGAAAAACACTTGTAGAGGTTGGCTTAGCAAAAAGTATTGGCTTTAAACATTTTGGTGCTATCAAGAAGGTCATAAATATACTTATGTTGAGAATGAAATAGATCATTTGTGATGTGGATTACTTGAACGCCAACAAAAATAATTGAGTGACCTAAAATCTTTGATAGAAAACTTATTTTCAAGCTAttgaataaattaattatttattattggtTTATTATAGTAATAATTAAGTCATCCACATAAACTAGAAAACAAAAATGATTATGTATTCGAAGTTGATGAATAATTGAGAATAAATGAATAACGAATTATCAAATTAAGAATTATGAAATCTAACTTAGATTAAATGTATTCGAAGTTGATGATACCAAGATTACTTGAGACCATAAAGAGCTATACATAACTTACAAATATATTGAGGAAGATTATAATCAATAAGACCTAGAGATTGccacataaatatattataaaaaatatgactATAAAAAAAATGTATTATTCACTTTTAACTTTCGAAGTATCTCCTTGTTAGACAAAGCAAgacataaaataatatgaattatTGTTGGTATCATAACTAGACTAAATATATCATGGTACTTAAAGTTTAGACGTTGATGGaatccctttataataatttactttATACTTATTAATGGATCCATCATGATTTTGTTTGATGCGAAAAACCCAATTGCACCCTATAAGGTTTTAACGCTGATGGGATGAGACTTAATCACATGTACCAttccataataaattattatattcttcATATATTGTTGCTCATTATTCTAAAATTTTTAAAGCTTGGTTAATAGTAGAAgcctcaaaaataaaattttaagattcttttataaaaataataaaatatttatttagtttaaatgctagtcataggtactctgcaagccaatcacatgagtgatgacacatatgacacgttatgtaatttttttacttattattattgatattttctcattttatgtcacatgttatatattttatgatgtcTATAGATTTATACAATATGAATCAAatcatgagatcacgataataagactaattcacttttaaatataaattttaaataattctaattatatattacttgaGATGGACATTGAAATAACCGAATAGATTTGTATGTTGTATACCCTTGTGGGCATAGGTTCCAGATAGGCTATCTACGATAGTGGGTTTCAAAACATTAATGCAGCATAATAGTTCATATATTACTAGCGATTGGTTATCTCCATACTTCTCATAATTCACTGAGCATCTTGAAACTCTTCTATTTTATGGTTATTAAAATTTTCTActgtgctctgataccactaactaaaattttattgataatgagtatatatatatatatatatatatatatatatatatatatatatatatatatatatatatatatatatatatatatgttaagatTATGATCTTCATTATCGatagaattatgataatatattatcataatttttatgatttagaatcatgataacatagtatcaaaatattgaaAAGATCATACTAATCTTATCctaatttatttttctcaataatatttttttaatagggttctttttttattcttgtagtgCATTAGTCACAACTATCTTGACATATGAATGCTCTTTTTCTTATATCTCAtaaagatatttaattttttCATTCTTCCACGATTGAGGTTATTATCTTTTAAACTACAAAAATAATAATGCATGCCAAAGAGGGTTTTCATCTCGTCCTCCTTCGATAAAAAAAAACTTCTTCTCTCTTAAAATGACAGTAACTATCATTAAAGAGAATAAACATGAAGAATTTTtatctatattttattatttatcttataGGTAAAATTCTAAACCCGATTATGAGAGCGAGACGAGGCAATAGGGCATGATCAAATTCATCCATTCATTTGACATTCTATAGTCGGATCGATAGAGTGTCGAGATGAATCTAATTGATTCTATCCATCACCACATGGATACATGATAAATTGTAATAGTTGTCATTGGTAAATGATTTCTAGTAATAATCCTATACCCTAAAGTTACGTTTAAGATCTCTGTTTTTCATAAGTTAGCATGTGAACTATAATAtttctaattttatatttaaaattagttatgagaaaaaaaataaaaaagtaagtagaaaaaaaaagataaaaacaacTGTCCAGTTTACACAAGCACTAAAAGAAAGATTGTTTGGTAAGACAAATTTAGAGCATATTTTATCTATAaatataaaccataatttatt comes from the Musa acuminata AAA Group cultivar baxijiao chromosome BXJ1-10, Cavendish_Baxijiao_AAA, whole genome shotgun sequence genome and includes:
- the LOC135595545 gene encoding long chain base biosynthesis protein 2a-like, whose protein sequence is MVRLPYLTALTTLFSYGLLFAFGQMRDFFRRLIDWSKSKSKDLKGYAPICLGLEDFYTRRLYLRIQDCFSRPIASAPDAWFDVVDRYSNDNNKTLHRTSNTTKCLNLGSYNYLGFAAADEYCTPHVIDSLKKYSPSTCSVRVDGGTTNLHTELEELVARFVGKPAALLFGMGYVTNSAIIPALIGKGGLIISDSLNHNSIVNGARGSGAAVRVFQHNSPSHLEEVLREQIAEGQPRTHRPWKKIIVIVEGIYSMEGELCKLPEIIAVCKKYKAYTYLDEAHSIGAVGKSGRGVCELLGVDTADVDIMMGTFTKSFGSCGGYIAASKEIIQFLKYTCPAHLYATSMSPPAVQQVISAIKVILGEDGSNRGAQKLARIRENSNFFRSELQKMGFEVLGDNDSPVMPIMLYNPAKIPAFSRECLRQNVAVVTVAFPATPLLLARARICISASHSREDLVKGLEVISKVGDLVGIKYFPAESPKVAEQKKNL
- the LOC104000776 gene encoding transcription factor BC1-like, yielding MAFSYFEHHPSLIDCAYLPCMPTENSFLPQQVGDVTNASSCFLHCYSSDDNPQLPGADARNLDSSDSVDIAVLPPPSVVDQISHTPMVAEPNDEKAPKQQVSGEKKRKIAKDQTSFIAGRPKEGNISKHRRPHGGLRESNDKNLKADDDMKTPKPREEIPAGCIHVRARRGEATDSHSLAERVRREKISERMKVLQSLVPGCEKVTGKALMLDEIINYVQSLQNQVEFLSMKLASLSPMLYFDANSDDYMNEAERVMRSTPLQASYVGQTNHLRSVALEDGTSNYHMMGHSAHPFLQGQGTTSFPENGSSFMMNVGEQRRGFLSQAEDVNTCSSFR